In one window of Pseudochaenichthys georgianus chromosome 5, fPseGeo1.2, whole genome shotgun sequence DNA:
- the trim107 gene encoding zinc-binding protein A33 translates to MSASEPEANLSKMDHPGAITLELNCPICLQLFSDPVSLPCGHIYCFACLQTMWEGIHQHSCPECQADYQGTKALVKSLKMCSIMESYKATAGKVNSPANPPDIDHAKEESNTKTTKESSGSKGNDGFSIGSGSTGHSKGKMEMDEPKFKMASQVTELSLKLEMAETVLGKEKERELEVSTANGQLREKTSRLLEQITYLSQGYSAQVHQLIEDELAPGEASVGSRVSQASEITKQLRQAMLRAESLLTEDDEAAFSDELQTLQPHIEELLAKPVGEEEDYIESKVNSARACPKLEEMNSQLRERFGEIQRSIRNTLNPSEVTFDPETAHPNFVLSEDLKTVSYSVAKQPYPSSPQRFTNFLQVLSTQSFYEGEHCWDVELEGSPWIIGVCYSGKLARSGLPSALESSRSSWCLMWFNNLLTAFEQGHNVPLKKTTVSRKLEIRLSFKTHRLSFYNISPSSGKTHVYTFKANLTEPVHIAYRMMSGEPKGRVTIYS, encoded by the coding sequence ATGTCTGCGAGTGAACCTGAAGCAAACCTTTCTAAAATGGATCATCCAGGAGCTATAACTTTGGAGCTCAATTGCCCCATATGCCTGCAGCTCTTCTCTGATCCAGTTTCTCTCCCCTGTGGTCACATCTACTGCTTTGCCTGCCTTCAGACCATGTGGGAAGGCATTCACCAACACAGCTGTCCTGAGTGCCAGGCAGACTATCAGGGAACCAAAGCCCTTGTGAAAAGCTTGAAAATGTGCAGCATCATGGAGTCCTACAAAGCCACTGCTGGGAAAGTCAACTCCCCTGCAAATCCTCCTGACATCGACCATGCTAAAGAAGAatcaaacacaaaaacaaccaaGGAGAGTTCAGGGTCAAAGGGAAATGATGGCTTTTCTATTGGGTCTGGATCCACAGGCCATAGCAAAGGCAAGATGGAAATGGATGAACCTAAATTCAAAATGGCATCTCAAGTCACAGAGTTGAGCCTCAAGTTGGAGATGGCAGAAACAGTGCTGGGGAAGGAGAAGGAGCGGGAGTTAGAGGTGAGCACTGCTAATGGTCAGCTGAGAGAGAAAACAAGCCGACTCTTAGAGCAGATAACATATTTATCACAGGGATACAGCGCACAGGTGCATCAGCTGATAGAAGATGAGCTCGCTCCAGGTGAGGCCAGTGTAGGCAGTCGAGTCAGCCAAGCTTCTGAGATAACAAAGCAGCTGAGGCAAGCGATGCTCAGAGCGGAGTCCCTTCTGACTGAGGATGACGAGGCTGCATTTAGTGACGAGCTTCAGACTCTACAACCGCACATTGAGGAGTTATTGGCGAAGCCTGTGGGAGAAGAGGAAGACTACATTGAGTCAAAGGTCAACTCTGCACGTGCCTGTCCCAAGCTTGAAGAGATGAATTCTCAGCTAAGGGAAAGATTTGGAGAGATTCAGCGCTCCATTCGAAACACACTTAACCCCTCAGAGGTGACATTTGACCCAGAAACAGCCCACCCCAACTTTGTCCTCTCAGAGGACTTAAAGACAGTGTCTTATAGTGTTGCCAAACAGCCCTACCCATCCTCTCCTCAGAGGTTCACTAACTTCCTCCAGGTCCTCAGCACCCAGAGCTTCTATGAAGGTGAACACTGCTGGGATGTGGAGCTTGAAGGTTCCCCGTGGATCATCGGCGTGTGCTACAGTGGGAAGCTGGCACGCAGCGGGTTGCCCTCTGCTCTGGAAAGCAGCCGGAGCTCCTGGTGTCTGATGTGGTTCAACAACCTGCTGACAGCCTTCGAGCAGGGCCACAACGTGCCTCTGAAGAAGACCACTGTATCACGTAAGCTAGAGATCAGACTGAGTTTCAAGACCCACAGGCTGAGTTTCTACAACATCAGCCCCTCCAGTGGGAAAActcatgtgtacacattcaagGCTAACCTGACTGAACCGGTGCACATAGCCTACAGGATGATGTCAGGGGAACCCAAAGGCCGTGTCACCATTTATTCATAA